One part of the Halobacteria archaeon AArc-dxtr1 genome encodes these proteins:
- a CDS encoding dihydrofolate reductase, whose translation MTERGADGSVVSALETDRELVAIVAVADNGVIGRDGEMPWHIPADLRHFKETTTGHPVIMGRVTYEGILEALGEPLPGRTTVVLTSRERETPEGVVVAEGLEEALEAAEEAARERHDGADRIFVAGGATVYEQFLPAVDRLIVTEVHDEPEGDTDFPAWDREAFLEVEREERDGFAFVEYVRR comes from the coding sequence ATGACCGAGCGCGGGGCCGACGGCTCAGTTGTGTCTGCGCTCGAAACGGACCGCGAACTCGTCGCCATCGTCGCCGTCGCCGACAACGGCGTCATCGGACGCGACGGCGAGATGCCCTGGCACATCCCCGCCGATCTGCGCCACTTCAAGGAGACGACAACGGGCCACCCGGTCATCATGGGCCGCGTCACCTACGAGGGGATCCTCGAAGCACTCGGCGAACCCCTTCCCGGCCGGACCACCGTCGTCCTGACGAGCCGAGAGAGAGAGACACCCGAGGGCGTCGTCGTCGCGGAGGGACTCGAGGAAGCCCTCGAGGCGGCCGAGGAGGCCGCACGAGAGCGCCACGACGGTGCGGACCGGATCTTCGTCGCCGGCGGGGCGACGGTCTACGAACAGTTCCTGCCCGCGGTCGACCGCCTGATCGTTACCGAAGTCCACGACGAGCCCGAGGGAGACACCGACTTCCCGGCGTGGGATCGCGAGGCGTTCCTCGAGGTCGAGCGCGAGGAGCGCGACGGGTTCGCCTTCGTCGAGTACGTCAGACGCTGA
- the acnA gene encoding aconitate hydratase AcnA, whose translation MASDSFSEAIREFEHDGETYKMADLTVLEEQGLCDLEKLPVSIRVLLEAVLRNADGETITAADVENAASWEPDVPDVEVPFQPSRVVLQDLTGVPAVVDLAALRSAADRADKDPSIVEPEVPCDLVIDHSVQVDYFGSEDAYEKNVELEYERNEERYRAIKWAEQAFEDFNVVPPGTGIVHQVNLEHLGRVVHAREEDGEQWLVPDTLVGTDSHTPMINGIGVVGWGVGGIEAEAALLGQPITMTLPEVVGVELTGELPEGATATDLVLHITEKLRQVGVVDKFVEFYGEGVSQLSVADRATISNMSPEHGCTISMFPVDEKTLDYLELTGRDEEHIDLVREYLEAQGLFGKHDPEFTETVEFDLGSVEPSLAGHKKPHARIPMGDLDEHFPTLLEEEGVIDSGAAESDGGLVSKEQHVPGLDEKIPVTLEDGTEVEIGHGDVLVSAITSCTNTSNPSVMVAAGLLARNAAEAGLEVPEYVKTSLAPGSKVVTEYLKQADLLDDLEELGYHVVGYGCTTCIGNAGPLQDPIEEAIDEHGLWTTSVLSGNRNFEARIHPKIRANYLASPPLVVAYGLAGKMDIDLEAEPIGTNDDGEEIFLEDVWPDPEEVRETIHENVSAELFEEKYASVFEGDERWESLDAPEGDVYEWDSESTYIREPPFFQDFPLEEPGVENVEGARALLTLGDTVTTDHISPAGPFGEDLPAGQWLSERGVEPYEFNTYGSRRGNHEVMMRGTFANVRIENQLLDGKEGGYTIHHPTGEETTVFEASERYREDDTPLVVMAGEELGTGSSRDWAAKGTDLLGIRATIGKSYERIYRDNLLGMGVLPLQFEEGEGWEELGLDGSETFEIRGLEDGLEPMAELTVVAEDDDGETTEFDVTAQVGTPAAVKYVENGGVLHLVLRRMLTE comes from the coding sequence ATGGCAAGCGATTCGTTCTCGGAGGCGATCCGGGAATTCGAACACGATGGCGAGACGTACAAGATGGCGGATCTTACCGTTCTTGAGGAGCAGGGCCTCTGTGACCTAGAGAAGCTGCCGGTGAGCATCCGTGTACTGCTCGAGGCAGTCCTTCGCAACGCCGACGGCGAGACGATTACGGCCGCAGACGTCGAGAACGCGGCGTCGTGGGAACCCGACGTGCCGGACGTCGAAGTCCCATTCCAGCCCTCCCGCGTCGTCTTGCAGGACCTGACCGGCGTCCCCGCAGTGGTGGACCTGGCGGCGCTGCGCTCGGCCGCAGACCGTGCCGACAAGGACCCCTCGATCGTCGAACCCGAGGTCCCCTGTGACCTCGTCATCGACCACTCCGTCCAGGTCGACTACTTCGGCTCTGAGGACGCCTACGAGAAGAACGTCGAACTCGAGTACGAGCGAAACGAGGAGCGATACCGCGCGATCAAGTGGGCCGAGCAGGCGTTCGAAGACTTCAACGTCGTTCCCCCGGGAACCGGGATCGTCCACCAGGTCAACTTAGAGCACCTCGGCCGTGTCGTCCACGCCCGCGAGGAAGACGGCGAGCAGTGGCTCGTCCCCGACACCCTCGTCGGCACCGACAGCCACACGCCGATGATCAACGGTATCGGCGTCGTCGGCTGGGGTGTTGGCGGGATCGAGGCCGAGGCCGCACTGCTCGGCCAGCCCATCACGATGACCTTACCCGAGGTCGTCGGCGTCGAGCTCACGGGCGAACTCCCCGAGGGCGCGACCGCGACGGACCTCGTGCTTCACATCACTGAGAAGCTCCGCCAGGTCGGCGTCGTCGACAAGTTCGTCGAGTTCTACGGCGAGGGCGTCTCCCAGCTCTCCGTCGCCGACCGTGCGACCATCTCGAACATGTCGCCCGAGCATGGCTGTACGATCTCCATGTTCCCCGTCGACGAGAAGACGCTCGACTACCTCGAGCTCACCGGTCGCGACGAGGAGCACATCGACCTCGTCCGCGAGTATCTGGAGGCCCAGGGCCTGTTCGGCAAGCACGACCCCGAGTTCACCGAGACGGTCGAGTTCGACCTCGGCTCCGTCGAGCCCAGCCTCGCGGGCCACAAGAAGCCCCACGCCCGCATCCCGATGGGCGACTTAGACGAGCACTTCCCGACGCTGCTCGAGGAGGAAGGTGTCATTGATTCGGGCGCCGCCGAGAGCGACGGCGGACTCGTCAGCAAGGAGCAACACGTACCCGGCTTAGACGAGAAGATCCCCGTCACGCTCGAGGACGGCACCGAGGTCGAAATCGGCCACGGAGACGTCCTCGTCAGTGCGATCACCTCCTGTACGAACACCTCGAACCCGTCGGTGATGGTCGCCGCCGGCCTGCTCGCGCGAAACGCCGCCGAGGCCGGTCTCGAGGTGCCCGAGTACGTCAAGACGAGCCTCGCGCCCGGCAGCAAGGTCGTCACGGAGTACCTGAAACAGGCCGACCTGCTCGACGATCTCGAGGAACTGGGCTACCACGTCGTCGGCTACGGCTGTACGACCTGTATCGGGAACGCCGGCCCGCTCCAGGACCCCATCGAGGAAGCCATCGACGAGCACGGCCTCTGGACGACCAGCGTCCTCTCGGGCAACCGAAACTTCGAGGCTCGCATCCACCCGAAGATCCGCGCGAACTACCTCGCTAGCCCGCCGCTGGTCGTGGCTTACGGCCTCGCGGGCAAGATGGACATCGACCTCGAAGCGGAGCCGATCGGTACGAACGACGACGGTGAGGAGATCTTCCTCGAGGACGTCTGGCCAGATCCGGAGGAAGTTAGAGAGACGATCCACGAGAACGTCTCCGCCGAACTGTTCGAGGAGAAGTACGCGAGCGTCTTCGAAGGCGACGAGCGCTGGGAGTCTCTCGACGCGCCCGAAGGCGACGTCTACGAGTGGGACTCGGAGTCGACGTACATCCGCGAGCCGCCGTTCTTCCAGGACTTCCCCCTCGAGGAACCCGGTGTCGAGAACGTCGAGGGTGCTCGCGCCCTGCTCACGCTCGGTGACACCGTCACGACCGACCACATCAGCCCGGCCGGACCGTTCGGCGAGGACCTGCCCGCCGGACAGTGGCTCAGTGAGCGCGGCGTCGAGCCCTACGAGTTCAACACCTACGGCTCCCGCCGTGGGAACCACGAGGTCATGATGCGGGGTACCTTCGCGAACGTCCGCATCGAGAACCAACTCCTCGACGGCAAAGAGGGTGGCTACACGATCCACCACCCGACCGGCGAGGAGACGACCGTCTTCGAGGCCTCCGAGCGCTACCGCGAGGACGACACCCCGCTCGTCGTCATGGCCGGCGAGGAACTCGGCACCGGTTCGAGTCGCGACTGGGCGGCGAAGGGGACCGACCTACTCGGCATCCGCGCGACAATCGGCAAGAGCTACGAGCGCATCTACCGCGACAACCTGCTCGGCATGGGCGTCCTGCCCCTGCAGTTCGAGGAGGGTGAGGGCTGGGAGGAACTCGGCCTCGATGGCTCCGAGACGTTCGAGATCCGCGGTCTCGAGGATGGTCTCGAGCCAATGGCCGAGCTTACGGTCGTCGCCGAGGACGACGACGGCGAGACGACGGAGTTCGACGTGACCGCACAGGTCGGCACGCCCGCCGCGGTGAAGTACGTCGAAAACGGCGGTGTGCTCCACCTCGTGCTGCGCCGGATGCTCACCGAGTAA
- a CDS encoding DUF308 domain-containing protein, with amino-acid sequence MVTQPTEELSAEHTLGTDWQLIAITGGVIALLGILAIAFPFVTGLSVAYVLGAVLVVSGIVHGAAGITHRRWTGAVWQLAVGAVTVIAGLLMLANPVLGLVTLTVLAIAYLLVDGITELAASRRVEGTDRRYIVASGILSLVLAGLLWAGFPASAAWAVGVIVGVSLLSTGASMFVISMSGRRATKVDTGMAGSRKA; translated from the coding sequence ATGGTCACACAACCCACTGAAGAACTATCCGCCGAGCATACACTCGGGACGGACTGGCAGCTCATCGCAATCACTGGCGGGGTTATTGCCCTCCTCGGGATCCTCGCGATCGCGTTCCCGTTCGTCACGGGGCTATCGGTAGCCTACGTGCTAGGGGCCGTGCTCGTCGTTAGTGGAATCGTCCACGGAGCGGCCGGCATCACTCACCGCCGGTGGACCGGCGCGGTCTGGCAACTCGCCGTCGGCGCCGTCACCGTCATCGCTGGCCTACTCATGCTCGCGAACCCGGTACTGGGACTCGTCACGCTCACCGTGTTAGCGATCGCCTACCTGCTCGTCGACGGAATCACCGAGCTCGCCGCGAGCCGGCGCGTGGAGGGGACAGACCGGAGATATATCGTCGCGAGCGGGATCCTCTCGCTCGTGCTGGCTGGCTTGCTCTGGGCTGGATTCCCCGCAAGCGCTGCCTGGGCCGTGGGCGTCATCGTCGGCGTGAGCCTACTTTCGACCGGAGCCTCGATGTTCGTGATCTCCATGTCGGGCCGCCGCGCCACGAAGGTCGACACTGGGATGGCCGGCTCCCGAAAGGCCTGA
- a CDS encoding thioredoxin domain-containing protein, whose translation MTPPTERNRLDEEESPYLRQHADNPVNWQPWDEQALEAARENDVPIFLSVGYSACHWCHVMEAESFADEAVAEVLNEHFVPIKVDREERPDVDSIYMTVCQLVTGRGGWPLSAWLTPDGRPFFVGTYFPREEKRGQPGFLDVLDRLRQSWEQDRDEIENRADQWTDAARDRLEETSGATGGAGGPPSSEVLTAAADAAFRGADRQYGGFGSGGPKFPQPPRLHALARASDRTEHKGYREVLVEALDAMAAGGLYDHVGGGFHRYCVDQDWTVPHFEKMLYDNAEIPRAFLAGYQLTGEKRYAEIVDETLSFVDRELTHSEGGFFSTLDAQSEDPETGEREEGAFYVWTPWEVREVLVDEANAELADETSAELFCDRYGITESGNFEGSSQPNRVRSIESLAGEYDRPEDEIERRLGAARQALFEAREKRPRPNRDEKVLASWNGLMIGTCAEASVVLGEDEYAEMAVDALEFVRDRLWDEDAARLSRRYKDGAVDVDGYLEDYAFLARGALRCYEATGDVDHLAFALDLTRVIEVEFWDAGRETLYFTPESGESLVTRPQEIGDQSTPAATGVALEVLLALDAFAEEGFQEIAASVLETHANRIEANPLEHTTLALAADRLESGALEVTVAADELPAAWREAFASQYLPDRQLARRPPTEAGLEAWLDQLGMDSSPPIWADREAVDGEPTLYVCRNRTCSPPTHDVEDALDWLDDEAGAPL comes from the coding sequence ATGACCCCGCCTACCGAGCGAAATCGGCTCGACGAGGAGGAGAGTCCCTACCTGCGCCAGCACGCTGACAATCCCGTCAACTGGCAACCCTGGGACGAGCAGGCCCTCGAAGCGGCCCGCGAGAACGACGTGCCGATCTTTCTCTCGGTGGGCTACTCGGCGTGTCACTGGTGTCACGTCATGGAAGCAGAGAGCTTCGCCGACGAGGCCGTCGCCGAGGTGCTAAACGAACACTTCGTCCCGATCAAAGTCGACCGCGAGGAGCGCCCCGACGTCGACAGCATCTACATGACCGTCTGCCAGCTGGTCACCGGCCGAGGCGGCTGGCCGCTGTCGGCGTGGCTCACGCCCGACGGCAGGCCCTTCTTCGTCGGCACCTACTTCCCCCGGGAGGAAAAACGGGGGCAGCCGGGCTTTCTCGACGTTCTCGATCGACTACGCCAGTCCTGGGAGCAAGACCGTGACGAGATCGAGAACCGAGCCGACCAGTGGACTGACGCGGCACGGGATCGACTCGAGGAGACGTCAGGCGCGACCGGCGGCGCCGGTGGACCTCCGTCGAGCGAGGTCTTGACCGCAGCCGCTGACGCAGCCTTTCGGGGCGCCGATCGACAGTACGGCGGCTTCGGCTCCGGGGGGCCGAAGTTTCCACAGCCACCGCGGCTACACGCGCTGGCCCGGGCGTCCGACCGGACGGAACACAAGGGGTATCGAGAGGTGCTCGTGGAGGCGCTGGACGCGATGGCCGCCGGCGGACTCTACGACCACGTCGGCGGCGGTTTTCACCGCTACTGCGTGGATCAGGACTGGACCGTTCCGCACTTCGAGAAGATGCTCTACGACAACGCCGAGATCCCGCGGGCGTTCCTCGCCGGCTATCAGCTCACCGGCGAAAAGCGCTACGCCGAGATCGTCGACGAGACACTTTCGTTCGTCGACAGAGAGCTGACTCACTCTGAGGGTGGCTTCTTCAGCACGCTCGACGCCCAGAGCGAGGACCCGGAGACCGGCGAGCGCGAGGAGGGTGCGTTCTACGTCTGGACGCCCTGGGAGGTGCGCGAGGTTCTCGTCGACGAGGCAAACGCAGAACTCGCGGACGAAACGAGCGCCGAGCTGTTCTGTGACCGGTACGGGATCACTGAGTCGGGCAACTTCGAGGGGAGCAGCCAGCCCAACCGCGTCCGTTCGATCGAGAGCCTGGCCGGCGAGTACGACCGCCCCGAAGACGAGATCGAACGTCGACTCGGAGCGGCCCGCCAGGCACTGTTCGAGGCTCGCGAGAAGCGCCCGCGTCCGAACCGCGACGAGAAGGTACTCGCAAGCTGGAACGGCCTGATGATCGGAACCTGTGCGGAGGCTTCCGTGGTGCTCGGCGAGGACGAGTACGCCGAGATGGCGGTCGACGCCCTCGAGTTCGTACGAGACCGGCTCTGGGACGAGGACGCAGCCCGACTCTCGCGGCGGTACAAGGACGGCGCTGTCGACGTCGACGGCTACCTCGAAGATTACGCCTTCCTCGCCCGGGGCGCGCTTCGCTGTTACGAGGCCACCGGCGACGTCGACCACCTGGCGTTCGCACTCGACCTCACCCGGGTTATCGAAGTCGAGTTCTGGGACGCAGGGCGAGAGACGCTGTACTTCACCCCCGAAAGCGGCGAGTCACTGGTCACCCGACCACAGGAGATTGGAGACCAGTCGACCCCCGCCGCGACCGGCGTGGCGCTTGAGGTACTGCTCGCACTCGATGCGTTCGCCGAGGAGGGGTTCCAGGAAATCGCCGCGAGCGTCCTCGAGACACACGCCAACCGCATCGAAGCAAATCCACTCGAGCACACGACGCTTGCACTCGCCGCCGACCGCCTCGAGTCGGGCGCGCTCGAGGTGACCGTCGCCGCAGACGAGCTGCCCGCGGCGTGGCGCGAGGCGTTCGCATCGCAGTACCTCCCGGACCGACAGCTCGCGCGCCGACCACCAACAGAAGCAGGGCTCGAGGCGTGGCTCGACCAGCTGGGGATGGACAGCTCACCACCGATCTGGGCCGACCGAGAGGCTGTAGACGGTGAGCCGACGCTGTACGTCTGCCGGAACCGGACGTGCTCGCCGCCGACTCACGACGTCGAAGATGCCCTCGACTGGCTGGACGACGAGGCTGGTGCGCCGCTCTAG
- a CDS encoding AAA family ATPase translates to MGVTLETTETGIPGLDEILHGGLVTGRLYLVTGRPGTGKTLLGMEYLQTGLEAGETVLCVHGEESEAEILANAASFGIDIEGAEFLDLGPDSDFFDANRSQDLVDTRDLESEQLIAAIRDAIEQIDPDRILLDPISQLQYIEPSEYQFRKRLISFMRFLKGRGTTVIATKTGSDTRGDSEVRSLSDGVVELARGDGGRRIGVAKHRGIGQQDGTHGLEIRSNGLEVYPNLIPEHSADRFTGLQLSTSVDELDTLLGGGLECGTATFISGPTGVGKTTLGTQILTTAAKEGSKPVAYLFEEAPKTFVHRSKSIGMPISERRSAGSLAIEAVEPLTLSAEEFAQRVKQRVDEAGTDVVMIDGVDGYKVSIQGEESELGRQLHALIRYLKNRNVSVILLDETDQVTGMPSASSANISYIADNILFLNYVETSGELTKGIGVLKKRAGNFERTVREFAITPTGIRVGEPLTDVRGILEGTPRSRTE, encoded by the coding sequence ATGGGTGTAACACTGGAGACTACCGAAACGGGGATTCCGGGCCTCGACGAGATTCTCCACGGCGGGCTCGTCACCGGTCGTCTCTATCTTGTAACGGGACGTCCCGGAACCGGAAAAACGCTACTCGGCATGGAGTACCTCCAGACCGGTCTGGAGGCTGGAGAGACCGTTCTTTGTGTCCACGGCGAGGAGTCAGAAGCCGAAATTCTGGCCAACGCTGCGAGTTTCGGTATCGACATCGAGGGGGCCGAGTTTCTCGACCTCGGTCCCGACTCCGACTTCTTCGACGCCAACCGATCACAGGACCTGGTCGACACCAGAGATCTCGAGTCAGAGCAACTGATCGCGGCGATCAGAGACGCCATCGAGCAGATCGATCCGGATCGAATCCTGCTCGATCCGATCTCGCAGCTCCAGTATATCGAGCCGTCGGAGTACCAGTTTCGAAAGCGTCTGATCTCGTTTATGCGGTTTCTGAAGGGGCGTGGAACGACCGTTATCGCGACAAAGACCGGCTCGGACACCCGCGGGGATAGTGAGGTTCGGTCGCTCTCCGACGGCGTCGTTGAGCTCGCCCGCGGCGACGGTGGCCGTCGAATCGGCGTTGCGAAACACCGCGGAATCGGTCAACAGGACGGAACGCATGGGCTCGAAATCAGGAGCAACGGACTCGAAGTATACCCGAATCTCATCCCCGAGCACTCGGCGGATCGGTTTACTGGCTTGCAGCTGTCTACGTCGGTTGACGAACTCGACACCTTACTCGGGGGCGGCCTCGAGTGTGGAACGGCGACATTTATCAGTGGACCGACCGGCGTCGGGAAGACGACGCTCGGGACGCAGATCCTGACGACGGCGGCCAAAGAGGGGTCAAAACCGGTTGCGTATCTCTTCGAAGAGGCGCCAAAGACGTTCGTTCACCGGTCCAAGTCGATCGGGATGCCGATCTCGGAGCGACGGTCTGCGGGGTCGCTCGCCATCGAAGCAGTCGAGCCCCTGACGCTCTCGGCCGAAGAGTTCGCCCAGCGGGTCAAACAGCGCGTCGACGAAGCGGGGACGGACGTCGTAATGATCGACGGGGTCGACGGCTACAAGGTGTCGATACAGGGTGAAGAAAGCGAGCTCGGACGGCAGCTCCACGCGCTCATCCGCTACCTGAAAAATCGTAACGTCTCGGTCATCCTCTTGGACGAAACTGACCAAGTCACCGGTATGCCAAGCGCCTCGAGCGCCAACATCAGCTACATCGCGGACAACATCCTCTTTCTCAACTACGTCGAAACCAGCGGCGAACTCACCAAGGGGATCGGCGTCCTGAAAAAGCGCGCCGGAAATTTCGAGCGAACGGTCCGTGAGTTTGCGATCACACCCACTGGCATTCGCGTCGGCGAGCCCCTAACCGACGTCCGGGGCATTCTCGAGGGGACGCCGCGCTCGAGAACGGAGTGA
- a CDS encoding HAMP domain-containing histidine kinase — protein sequence MNARQSPAATVQLLVEDEANREALASIIEQQYAVRTGREQLDSDLYLVDDRSFSTYKADLEALNTATTPSFTPVVLVRRNGTHLEQSVLEAGCDVEQPLIDEVVDAPVRGPILHRRIENLLSRRELFRELEAQNERLAEFASVLSHDLRNPLQVASGRLELLEPAVPDAEAEHVEAIADSLERMESLIENVLSVAKEGAAVDAVAETALAPVVEEAWSVVESPSASVAIRDEGAVIRANREQLLTVFENLFRNAVEHGCQSDGPGNEEGPRANAVLIEVSVTERGVAVTDDGPGVPPAEREAIFERGYSASPDGTGLGLDIVANIVEAHGWEISVGESATGGARFEITGVTRVDQKA from the coding sequence ATGAACGCACGGCAATCCCCAGCCGCGACGGTCCAGTTACTCGTCGAAGACGAGGCGAATCGAGAGGCACTTGCCTCGATCATAGAGCAGCAGTATGCGGTTCGGACCGGGAGAGAGCAACTCGATAGCGATCTCTACCTCGTCGACGATCGGTCGTTCTCGACTTACAAAGCGGATCTTGAAGCACTCAACACGGCAACGACACCGTCGTTTACACCGGTAGTTCTCGTTCGCCGCAACGGAACGCACCTCGAGCAGTCGGTGCTCGAAGCGGGTTGTGACGTCGAGCAGCCCCTGATCGACGAAGTGGTAGACGCGCCGGTCCGTGGACCGATTCTCCACCGACGAATCGAGAACCTCCTCTCTCGCCGAGAGCTGTTCCGAGAGCTCGAGGCCCAAAACGAGCGACTAGCGGAGTTTGCGAGCGTCCTCAGCCACGACCTGCGAAATCCGCTGCAAGTTGCAAGCGGTCGACTGGAGCTGCTCGAGCCGGCCGTTCCGGATGCCGAGGCCGAGCACGTTGAGGCGATCGCAGACTCCTTAGAGCGCATGGAGTCGCTCATCGAGAACGTGCTCTCGGTCGCAAAAGAGGGGGCGGCCGTCGACGCCGTCGCCGAAACGGCGCTCGCACCGGTGGTAGAGGAGGCCTGGTCAGTCGTGGAGTCGCCGTCAGCCTCGGTGGCCATTCGAGACGAGGGGGCAGTAATCCGGGCGAACAGGGAGCAGTTGCTGACGGTGTTCGAGAACCTGTTTCGAAACGCCGTCGAACACGGCTGTCAGTCGGACGGGCCAGGCAATGAGGAGGGTCCCAGAGCCAACGCTGTGCTGATCGAGGTCTCGGTTACAGAAAGAGGAGTTGCCGTCACCGATGATGGACCGGGCGTTCCGCCAGCCGAGCGCGAAGCGATCTTCGAACGAGGGTACTCCGCGTCTCCGGACGGAACGGGGCTCGGGCTCGACATCGTCGCGAACATCGTCGAAGCCCACGGCTGGGAGATTTCGGTGGGCGAGAGCGCTACGGGCGGTGCCCGGTTCGAGATTACCGGAGTTACACGCGTCGACCAGAAGGCGTAA
- a CDS encoding thioredoxin family protein codes for MSLETMRPNPAWDAAAYEDAVDTLAVHSDELTYTVWGGDWCKDCRKLLPDLGAALDAADVPDDRIEEIAVDEDKQGPGVDEYGIEYIPTVVVERDSTDGDVEELTRFVEEEELPPAIWLAEQIESALAD; via the coding sequence ATGAGTCTCGAAACGATGCGGCCAAACCCCGCCTGGGACGCGGCCGCCTACGAGGACGCAGTCGACACGCTTGCGGTCCACAGCGACGAGCTAACCTACACGGTGTGGGGTGGTGACTGGTGTAAGGACTGTCGGAAGCTCCTCCCCGACCTCGGCGCCGCGTTAGACGCCGCCGATGTGCCCGACGACCGGATCGAGGAGATCGCCGTCGACGAGGACAAGCAGGGTCCCGGCGTCGACGAGTACGGCATCGAGTACATCCCGACGGTCGTCGTCGAGCGCGACTCCACGGACGGCGACGTCGAGGAACTCACACGGTTCGTCGAGGAGGAGGAGCTGCCGCCGGCCATCTGGCTCGCCGAGCAGATCGAGTCGGCGCTCGCAGACTGA
- a CDS encoding PLP-dependent cysteine synthase family protein, producing the protein MKGSILDTIGSPLVQVDSPEGATIAAKIESFNPGGSAKDRPAAEMVRAAERDGQIEPGDRLVEPTSGNTGIGLALVCAARGYDLTIVMPASKSPERRQLMAAYGAELELVEGDISAARERADELEADGAVQLGQFDNPANPQAHYRTTGEEIVEQVGEREVDAFVAGVGTGGTLSGVGRRLREEFPDVTIVAVEPERNPVLSTGESGEDEFQGMGPGFVSENLDRELIDEVETVRLEDAEKECRRLAREEGVLVGQSSGATSLVSQRIARRIAEPDRDCPEIPDSFEREMPDARASAEPDGGQAPASVGPGMAGDDCPLVVTVFWDSGERYLSTGLFD; encoded by the coding sequence ATGAAGGGGAGTATCCTGGACACGATCGGCTCGCCGCTCGTCCAGGTCGACTCGCCGGAGGGCGCCACGATCGCGGCCAAGATCGAGTCGTTCAATCCGGGCGGATCGGCCAAAGACCGGCCGGCCGCGGAAATGGTCCGAGCGGCCGAGCGCGATGGGCAGATCGAGCCGGGCGACCGGCTCGTCGAACCGACCAGCGGAAACACTGGCATCGGGCTGGCACTGGTCTGTGCCGCCCGCGGCTACGACCTCACGATCGTTATGCCGGCCTCGAAGTCACCCGAGCGCCGACAGCTCATGGCAGCCTACGGCGCCGAGCTCGAACTTGTCGAGGGCGACATCTCTGCGGCCCGCGAGCGCGCCGACGAACTCGAGGCCGACGGGGCGGTCCAGCTGGGCCAGTTCGACAATCCCGCGAACCCACAGGCTCACTACCGGACGACCGGCGAGGAGATCGTCGAACAGGTCGGCGAGCGCGAGGTCGACGCCTTCGTCGCCGGCGTCGGCACCGGCGGTACGCTCTCAGGTGTCGGCCGCCGACTGCGCGAGGAGTTTCCAGACGTGACGATCGTCGCCGTCGAACCGGAGCGAAACCCCGTGCTCTCGACCGGCGAATCCGGTGAGGACGAGTTCCAGGGGATGGGGCCCGGCTTCGTCAGCGAAAATTTAGATCGGGAGCTGATCGACGAGGTCGAGACGGTCCGACTCGAAGACGCCGAGAAAGAGTGTCGCCGGCTGGCCCGCGAGGAGGGCGTACTCGTCGGCCAATCGAGTGGCGCCACGAGCCTCGTCTCCCAGCGGATTGCAAGGCGGATCGCAGAACCCGACCGCGACTGTCCCGAAATACCGGATTCCTTCGAGCGCGAGATGCCCGACGCACGCGCCTCGGCGGAGCCCGACGGCGGTCAGGCGCCTGCGTCCGTGGGGCCGGGGATGGCCGGCGACGACTGCCCGCTGGTCGTCACCGTCTTCTGGGACAGCGGCGAACGCTATCTCTCGACCGGACTGTTCGACTGA
- a CDS encoding DUF5804 family protein: MTRVCLLGDPDVDLSYELLSRETSREALATYDLARPFENTLAVRTVSVGAAVSLLNDLQWYLTRFVDEAFVREPSVDDEEWLSRELAQQLRNGTIDAEETGEYCKIYGLEPISPDSDGSDADRDGSAPQTPGTSPADASTVRESASSGQAAVAESADTLDPDDRPPATQRGPTRRLVEPLYVRRVGGDLPEYDLRDVSETLVVRIAEAEYGG; the protein is encoded by the coding sequence GTGACCCGCGTTTGCCTCCTCGGGGACCCCGACGTCGACCTCAGCTACGAGCTGCTCTCCCGAGAGACCTCCAGAGAGGCGCTCGCGACCTATGACTTAGCGCGCCCCTTCGAGAACACGCTCGCGGTTCGGACGGTTAGCGTCGGCGCCGCCGTCTCGCTTCTGAACGACCTGCAGTGGTATCTGACCCGGTTCGTCGACGAGGCGTTCGTCCGGGAACCAAGCGTCGACGACGAGGAGTGGCTCTCGCGCGAGCTGGCCCAACAGCTCCGAAACGGCACGATCGACGCCGAGGAAACCGGCGAGTACTGCAAGATCTACGGCCTCGAGCCAATCAGCCCGGACTCGGACGGTTCCGACGCCGACCGGGACGGATCGGCCCCACAAACTCCGGGCACGTCCCCTGCCGACGCGAGTACGGTCCGCGAGTCTGCCTCCTCCGGCCAGGCCGCAGTCGCCGAGTCCGCTGACACGTTGGACCCAGACGATCGTCCGCCGGCAACACAGCGCGGACCGACTCGCCGGCTCGTCGAGCCGCTGTACGTTCGTCGAGTCGGCGGCGACCTGCCCGAGTACGATCTGCGAGACGTCTCGGAGACACTGGTCGTCCGGATCGCAGAAGCCGAGTACGGCGGATAA